The sequence below is a genomic window from Streptomyces sp. NBC_00289.
GGTGTCCGGCAGCCCGACGACGGCCACGTCGGCGACGGCGGGATGGCCGTGCAGCAGGTCCTCGATCTCCTTCGCCGAGATGTTCTCTCCCTTGCGGATGATCACGTCCTTGAGCCGGCCGGTCAGCACCAGGTGCCCGCTGTCGGTGAGGTGTCCGAGGTCGCCGGTGCGCAGGAACCCGTCCCCGTCGAAGGCCTCCGCGGTCTGCGCCGGGTCCAGGTAGCCCTGGCAGACGGCCTCTCCGCGCAGCCGCACCTCGCCGTCCACGATCCGTATCTCCATTCCCTCCGGCGGCCGTCCCTCGGTCGTCGCCAGGTTCTCGGCGCTGTCGTCCGGCGCGCCCATCGTGATCATCGGCACCTCGGTCATGCCGTATCCGTGGGTGAGCCGTACGCCCATCTCCCGTTCGACGCAGTGGTGGAGCTCCGGCGGCTTGGGTGCCCCGCCGCCCGCGAGCAGCCGGAGGGTCGGGATCACCTTCGACTCCGGCCGTCTGCGCTGCTCGGCCAGGAACATCGAGTAGAACGCCGTCGACCCGCCCGCCACGGTGACTCCGTGCCTGCGGTAGCCGTCCAGCGAGGCAGGCAGCGAGAACTGCTCGAACAGCACCGCGGGAAAGCCGTACAGCAGCAGCATCACCGTGTAGTCGGGGCCGCCGATGTGGGCGTAGGGGAAGGCGATCGAGCCGACGTCGGCGGCCGTGGGGCGCAGTGCGTGCGCGAGGCAGGAGCCGCCCGCGATCAGTGAACGGTCCGTGTGCAGGACTCCCTTGGGGTCGGAGGTCGTGCCCGAGGTCCAGTAGATCCAGCGGACGGACGTGCCCTCGTCGGGCGGGGCGGGCAGCACCCGCGGATCTCCCTCGGGCAGCACGTCGTACGCCTCGAAGACGCCCTTCGCGCCCAGTCGCCGCGCCATCTCCGTGTGGTCGAAGCCCCGCCACAGGCCCGGCACCGCGAAGAACTCCGCCTTCGACTCGCGCAGTACGAACCCGACCTCGCGGTCCCGGTGGAAGGGGATGACCGGGGTCTGGACGGCGCCGAGGCGGGCCAGCGCGAAGGACAGCAGCACCGTTTCGACGCGGGTGGGCAGCTGCCAGGCGACGACCGTGCCGGGGCGTACGCCCATGTCGTACAGCCCGGCCGCGACCCGCTCGGAGCGGTCGCGCAGCTCGCCGAAGCTCAGCGTGCGCTCGTCCTGGTGGAAGACGGGGTGGTCGGGGGTGAGGCCGGCGCGGCGGGTGACCAGTTCCCAGAGGGTGCGGGAGGAATCCAGGGCGTGAGCGGTGTCGTTCATGACGGGCACCTTCTTCTGCGGCTCGACTCGCTCGCTGACCTGACGACACGTCAGATCGTGCCGAGAGCGTAGGGCTCGCCGCCTTGTCGGTCCAGGGGTCCGGGAGTAGCGTCCCTGTGGCGCGGTATCTGACGGGCCATCAGATATGTATCTCCGGCGGAGGGGACCCATGACCGAACTGCCCCGCATCATCAGCGTCGACGACCACGTGATCGAGCCCGCGCACCTCTTCGAGACGTGGCTGCCGAGGAAGTACCGGGAGCGCGGACCGCAACCCCTCACCGCGGGCATCGGCGAACTCGCCTACGTCGCGGGCAAGTACCAGATCACGATGGACCCGGACGGTCCGCCCACGGACTGGTGGATCTACGAGGACCTGAAGTTCCCGTACAAGCGCAACATCGCCGCCGTCGGCTTCGACCGCGACGAGATGACCCTGGAGGGGATCACGCGCGCCGAGATGCGGCGCGGCTGCTGGGACCCGAAGGAACGCCTGGCCGACATGGACCTCAACCACGTCGAGGCCTCCCTGTGCTTCCCGACCTTCCCCCGCTTCTGCGGACAGACCTTCGCCGAGGCGCACGACAAGGAGGTCGCGCTGGCCTGCGTGCGCGCCTACAACGACTGGATGGTCGACGAGTGGTGCGGTGACAGTGGCGGGCGGCTGATCCCGCTGTGCCTGATCCCGCTGTGGGACGTGGAGCTCGCGGTCGCGGAGATCCGGCGCAACGCCGCGCGCGGGGTGAAGGCGGTGACCTTCTCCGAGATCCCCACCTACCTCGGCCTGCCCTCCATCCACTCGGGCTACTGGGACCCCTTCTTCGCGGTCTGCCAGGAGACCGGGACCGTGGTGAACATGCACATCGGGTCGTCCTCGCAGATGCCGGCCGCCTCCCCGGACGCGCCGCCCGCCGTCCAGGCCTCGCTCTCCTTCAACAACGCGATGGCCTCGATGATGGACTTCCTCTTCAGCGGCGTCCTCGTGAAGTTCCCGCGCCTCAAACTGGCCTACTCCGAGGGGCAGATGGGCTGGATCCCGTACGCCCTGGAGCGCGCCGACGACGTGTGGGAGGAGCACCGGGCGTGGGGCGGGGTCCGAGACACGATCCCTGAGCCGCCCTCCACGTACTACTACCGGCAGATGTTCTGCTGCTTCTTCCGCGACAAGCACGGCGTGGCCTCGCTGGACGTCGTCGGGCGCGACAACGCCACCTTCGAGACCGACTACCCGCACGTCGACTCGACCTTCCCGCACACCAAGGAGGTCGCCCTCGACCATGTGAAGGGCCTCGACGACGAGACGGTCCACAAGCTGATGCGCGGCAACGCCATCCGCATGCTGGAACTCGACCTGGACGACTAGTGGACCTCGCCCACACGCCCGAGGAGGAGGAGTTCCGCGTCCGGTTGCGGGAGTGGCTGGCCAAGGTGCTGCCCGCGCTCCCGCCGAAACCGTCCCCCGACGACTGGCCCGCGCGCCGGGCCTACGACCTCGGCTGGCAGAGGATGCTCCACGACGCGGGGTACGCCGGTCTGCACTGGCCCGTCGACGCGGGCGGCCGGGGAGCGACCCCCACCCAGCACCTGATCTTTCTCGAGGAGACCGAGAAGGCGGGCGCGCCCTACGTCGGGGCCAACTTCGTCGGACTGCTGCACGCCGGCCCGACCATCGCGGCCGAGGGCACCGCCGCGCAACGGGCCCGCTGGCTGCCGCCCGTCCTGCGCGGCGAGGAGGTCTGGTGCCAGGGCTTCAGTGAACCGGACGCCGGGAGCGACCTCGCGGCGCTGCGCACCCGCGCGCGCAGGGACGGCGACCACTACGTGGTCAACGGGTCCAAGATCTGGACCTCGCACGCCGAAGTCGCCGACTGGTGCGAACTGCTGGTGCGCACCGATCCCGACGCCCCCAGACACCGCGGGATCACCTGGCTGGCCATGCCGATGGACGCGCCCGGCATCACCGTACGGCCGCTCAGGACCCTGGCCGGCTCGGCGGAGTTCGCCGAGGTGTTCCTCGACGACGTCCGGGTGCCGGTGGCGAACCGGGTCGGGGACGAGAACGACGGCTGGCGCGTCACGATGGTGACGCTCTCCTTCGAGCGCGGCACGGCCTTCGTGGGCGAGGTCGTGGCGTGCCGCCGGGTGCTGGCCGAACTCGCGGTCGCCGCACGGCAGAACGGCCACTGGGACGATCCGGTGCTCCGGCGGCGACTGGGCAGGCTGAACGCCGAGTTCCGGGCGCTGTGGCGGCTGACGCAGTGGAACGTGAGCGAGGCGGAGGCGAGCGGCGGAGGGACGGGCGGCGGAGGCGTGCCCGGGGTGGGCGGCTCGGTCTTCAAGCTGAGGTACTCGCACGCCCGGCAGGAGCTGTACGACGCCGCCGCCGACGTGCTCGGACCCGACTCCCTCGACCTCGACCGGCCGTGGGTGCTCGACCGGCTGTCCGCACTGTCGTACACCATCGCGGCCGGCACCTCGCAGATCCAGCGGAACATCGTGGCCGAGCGCATCCTCGGCCTGCCGAAGGGACGGTGACGGCGAGGATGAGATTCCGGCTCACCGACGACCAGCGGGCACTGCGGGACGGCGTACGGGGACTGCTGGCCCGCCGTTTCGACGGCGCGGCGCTGCGGACCGCGGCCGACGCTCCCGGCCTGGACCGGTCACTGTGGCGGGAGCTCGGCGCGGCCGGGTTCTTCGCGCTGCGGCTGCCGGAGCGGGACGGCGGGGTCGGACTCGGACTGCCGGAGACGGTGTTGGCCTTCGAGGAGGCGGGACGGGTCCTGCTGCCCGGACCGCTGGTGGCCACACACCTCGCGGCGGGGAAGGTGGCGGGCGCGGCCGGCGGGGAGACGGTCGTGACGGCCGTCCTCGGCGGGCTGGTGGAGTGGCTGGCGGGGGCGGACGTCGTCCAGGGGGACGCGGAGGGAGCCGTACCACTGCGGTCGGTGGATCCGCTGACTCCGGTGCATCGGGTTCCTCGGGTTCCCAAGTTTTCGCGAAGGGTTGCCGAGGCGGCGGGGGTGCCGGTGCCGCCCGCGGTGGCCGATGGGGCGGACGCGGTGTCCCGAGCCGGGGCGGCGGCGACTGATGCCGGCGGGGTGTCCGGAGCCGGGGCGGCGGCGACTGATGCCGGCGGGGTGTCCGGAGCCTGGGCGGTGACCGGTGCCGACGGGGTGTCCGGAGCCGGGGCGGCGGTGACCGGTGCCGGCGGGGTGTCCGGTGCCGGCGGGGTGTCCGGAGCCGGCGGGGTGTCCGAAGTCGACGTGGTGACCGGTGTCGACCCCGTCGCCGTGCTCCTCACCGCCGCCGAGCAGTTGGGCACGGCCGGCCGCACCTGTGAGCTGGCGGTGCAACACGCCCGGACCCGGGAACAGTTCGGGCGGCCGATCGGGGCGTTCCAGGCCGTCAAGCACCTGTGCGCCGGGATGCTCGTACGGACGGAGGTGGCCCGTGCCGCCGTCTACGCGGCAGCCGTCACCGTGGAGCCGGCGGACATCGCGGCGGCCCGGCTGCTGGCCGACGAGGCCGCCGTGCGCGGCGCCCGTGACTGCCTCCAGGTGCACGGCGGAATGGGGTTCACCTGGGAGTCCGAAGTGCATCTGCATCTGAAGCGGGCCTGGGTCCGGGCACGGCGTTGCGGTGCGGTCACGGAGAGTGAAGAGCTGCTCGCGGCCGATCTGCTGGCGTGAGGAGCGCGGGGCCCGCCTGGTCTGCGGTGTCGGGGATCCGGCGGGAACGAATGTTGCGGATTGTGGCGTACCGGAATGACGGAGCGTCGATATCGGGTTGTGTCCTAGGCGTGACTCGTCACGTCCTGGAGTCGGCGGCGTGCTCCGGTACCTTGTGTGGGATGCGAGTGGTTCCGAGCACGAGCCATGCCGGTGTCGCCTCCGAGGCGCCTCCGGATCCGGCGGTGCGCGCCGCTCCTCGCCCGGTGGGAGGGCCTGTGGCCCCCGCCTGTTCGACTCCCCGCAACGAGCGTCGCACAGTATCCCGCACGGGTACTCCTTCGCGCTGGAATATGCCCGAAGCGCTTGTTGGGGTGACTGTACGTCAA
It includes:
- a CDS encoding class I adenylate-forming enzyme family protein, yielding MNDTAHALDSSRTLWELVTRRAGLTPDHPVFHQDERTLSFGELRDRSERVAAGLYDMGVRPGTVVAWQLPTRVETVLLSFALARLGAVQTPVIPFHRDREVGFVLRESKAEFFAVPGLWRGFDHTEMARRLGAKGVFEAYDVLPEGDPRVLPAPPDEGTSVRWIYWTSGTTSDPKGVLHTDRSLIAGGSCLAHALRPTAADVGSIAFPYAHIGGPDYTVMLLLYGFPAVLFEQFSLPASLDGYRRHGVTVAGGSTAFYSMFLAEQRRRPESKVIPTLRLLAGGGAPKPPELHHCVEREMGVRLTHGYGMTEVPMITMGAPDDSAENLATTEGRPPEGMEIRIVDGEVRLRGEAVCQGYLDPAQTAEAFDGDGFLRTGDLGHLTDSGHLVLTGRLKDVIIRKGENISAKEIEDLLHGHPAVADVAVVGLPDTERGELVCAVVEREPGAAELTRDGMTSYLRAAGLAVHKLPERLEVVDALPRGDTLRKVLKYKLRERYSGTGPGTGSATDSRTATREP
- a CDS encoding acyl-CoA dehydrogenase family protein; amino-acid sequence: MRFRLTDDQRALRDGVRGLLARRFDGAALRTAADAPGLDRSLWRELGAAGFFALRLPERDGGVGLGLPETVLAFEEAGRVLLPGPLVATHLAAGKVAGAAGGETVVTAVLGGLVEWLAGADVVQGDAEGAVPLRSVDPLTPVHRVPRVPKFSRRVAEAAGVPVPPAVADGADAVSRAGAAATDAGGVSGAGAAATDAGGVSGAWAVTGADGVSGAGAAVTGAGGVSGAGGVSGAGGVSEVDVVTGVDPVAVLLTAAEQLGTAGRTCELAVQHARTREQFGRPIGAFQAVKHLCAGMLVRTEVARAAVYAAAVTVEPADIAAARLLADEAAVRGARDCLQVHGGMGFTWESEVHLHLKRAWVRARRCGAVTESEELLAADLLA
- a CDS encoding acyl-CoA dehydrogenase encodes the protein MDLAHTPEEEEFRVRLREWLAKVLPALPPKPSPDDWPARRAYDLGWQRMLHDAGYAGLHWPVDAGGRGATPTQHLIFLEETEKAGAPYVGANFVGLLHAGPTIAAEGTAAQRARWLPPVLRGEEVWCQGFSEPDAGSDLAALRTRARRDGDHYVVNGSKIWTSHAEVADWCELLVRTDPDAPRHRGITWLAMPMDAPGITVRPLRTLAGSAEFAEVFLDDVRVPVANRVGDENDGWRVTMVTLSFERGTAFVGEVVACRRVLAELAVAARQNGHWDDPVLRRRLGRLNAEFRALWRLTQWNVSEAEASGGGTGGGGVPGVGGSVFKLRYSHARQELYDAAADVLGPDSLDLDRPWVLDRLSALSYTIAAGTSQIQRNIVAERILGLPKGR
- a CDS encoding amidohydrolase family protein; translation: MTELPRIISVDDHVIEPAHLFETWLPRKYRERGPQPLTAGIGELAYVAGKYQITMDPDGPPTDWWIYEDLKFPYKRNIAAVGFDRDEMTLEGITRAEMRRGCWDPKERLADMDLNHVEASLCFPTFPRFCGQTFAEAHDKEVALACVRAYNDWMVDEWCGDSGGRLIPLCLIPLWDVELAVAEIRRNAARGVKAVTFSEIPTYLGLPSIHSGYWDPFFAVCQETGTVVNMHIGSSSQMPAASPDAPPAVQASLSFNNAMASMMDFLFSGVLVKFPRLKLAYSEGQMGWIPYALERADDVWEEHRAWGGVRDTIPEPPSTYYYRQMFCCFFRDKHGVASLDVVGRDNATFETDYPHVDSTFPHTKEVALDHVKGLDDETVHKLMRGNAIRMLELDLDD